The Vicia villosa cultivar HV-30 ecotype Madison, WI linkage group LG1, Vvil1.0, whole genome shotgun sequence genome includes a region encoding these proteins:
- the LOC131643771 gene encoding protein decapping 5-like, translating to MASDTASRSSSAADSYIGCLISLTSKSEIRYEGVLYNINTDESSIGLKNVRSFGTEGRKKDGPQILPGDKVYEYILFRGTDIKDLQVKSSPPVQPTAPTNTDPAIIQSQYPRLATPSTSLPAASGSLTDASPHTTQLGHPGSNFQGPLYQPGGNVVSWGASSPSPNANGGGLAMPMYWQGYYGAPNGLPQLHQQSLLRPPPGLSMPSSMQQPMPSSMQQPMPSSLQQPMPSSLQQHMPSSLQQHMPSSMQQPLQYPNFSPSLPTGPSNFPEFPSAFLPVGTSSPNITSTSAPPSNLPTTISPPAPLATLAPETFQVSVPNKTPTVSLPAVTLGASLSSLASFTNGGPDVSAAVPTANKPNAISAPSFSYQTVPQQMAPSIVGSSNSSRTEPPVPSLVTPAQLLQSGQSVVASSKPSQTPHKDVEVVPVSSTSPPEPSVSVAAESQPPILPLPVTSRPAHRPGGASSQSPHNYGYRGRGRGRGIQGFRPAERFTEDFDFTAMNEKFKKDEVWGHLGKSNKKDGEENASDEDGGQYEDDGDVSNLEVKPVYNKDDFFDSLSCNSLNNDPQNGRIRYSDQIKMDTETFGDFTRHRGGWGGRGPWRGGGGRARGGGFYGRGYGYGGRGRGGRGMSGGRF from the exons ATGGCTTCCGACACCGCTTCTCGTTCGAGTTCCGCGGCCGATTCCTACATTGGCTGTTTGATAAGTTTGACGTCCAAGAGTGAGATCAGATACGAGGGCGTTCTATACAACATCAACACCGATGAATCTAGTATTGGGTTGAAAAATG TCCGCTCTTTTGGAACTGAAGGAAGGAAAAAGGACGGTCCACAAATTCTGCCAGGTGACAAGGTCTATGAGTATATACTCTTCCGTGGGACGGACATCAAG GATTTACAGGTGAAATCTTCTCCACCTGTCCAGCCTACTGCACCAACAAATACTGACCCAGCTATTATTCAG TCTCAGTATCCCCGCTTAGCCACACCATCTACTAGTTTACCAGCTGCAAGTGGATCTTTGACTGATGCTAGTCCTCATACAACACAGCTCGGACACCCAGGGTCAAATTTTCAAGGGCCTTTGTATCAACCTGGAGGAAATGTAGTATCATGGGGAGCTTCTTCGCCTTCTCCAAATGCAAATGGTGGTGGGCTTGCTATGCCAATGTATTGGCAAGGATATTATGGTGCCCCAAATGGGCTTCCTCAGTTACATCAGCAATCCTTGCTACGACCTCCTCCTGGCTTATCCATGCCTTCATCTATGCAGCAGCCTATGCCTTCATCTATGCAGCAGCCAATGCCTTCCTCTTTGCAGCAGCCCATGCCTTCATCTTTGCAGCAGCACATGCCTTCATCTTTGCAGCAGCACATGCCTTCATCGATGCAGCAGCCATTGCAGTATCCCAATTTTAGCCCTTCTTTGCCAACTGGGCCTTCAAACTTTCCAGAATTCCCTTCAGCTTTCCTCCCTGTGGGTACTAGTTCCCCTAATATAACATCTACTTCTGCACCTCCATCAAATCTTCCAACTACAATTTCACCTCCAGCACCTTTGGCCACACTAGCTCCTGAAACTTTTCAAGTATCAGTTCCAAACAAGACACCAACTGTGTCCCTTCCTGCAGTCACACTAGGTGCTAGCTTGTCATCACTAGCTTCTTTTACCAATGGTGGTCCCGATGTGAGTGCTGCTGTACCAACTGCTAATAAACCTAATGCAATTTCAGCTCCAAGTTTTTCATACCAAACTGTACCCCAGCAGATGGCTCCTTCAATTGTTGGCTCTTCGAATTCTAGCCGCACAGAGCCACCTGTCCCTTCTCTGGTAACCCCAGCTCAATTATTGCAGTCTGGGCAATCTGTAGTAGCTTCATCTAAGCCTTCACAAACCCCACATAAGGATGTTGAAGTGGTTCCGGTATCATCAACTTCACCTCCAGAGCCATCTGTTTCTGTTGCTGCTGAATCCCAGCCACCGATACTTCCGTTGCCAGTGACTTCACGGCCAGCTCACAGG CCTGGTGGAGCTTCTAGCCAAAGTCCTCACAACTATGGTTATAGGGGAcgtggaagaggaagaggaatcCAG GGTTTCCGCCCAGCTGAAAGATTCACTGAGGACTTTGACTTCACGGCAATGAATGAGAAGTTCAAAAAGGATGAAGTATGGGGTCACCTAGGTAAAAGTAACAAGAAAGACGGGGAAGAAAATGCTAGTGATGAAGATGGCGGTCAATATGAAGACGATGGCGATGTATCAAACTTGGAGGTTAAG CCTGTTTATAACAAGGATGATTTTTTTGACTCACTCTCCTGCAACTCACTCAATAATGATCCACAAAATGGAAGGATTAGATATTCAGACCAGATCAAGATGGATACCGAG ACATTTGGTGATTTTACGAGGCATCGTGGTGGCTGGGGTGGCCGTGGTCCATGGCGCGGTGGTGGTGGACGTGCTCGAGGTGGTGGTTTTTATGGAAGGGGGTATGGCTATGgtggaagaggaagaggtggaCGTGGCATGTCTGGCGGTCGTTTTTAG